A genomic window from Tolypothrix sp. PCC 7910 includes:
- a CDS encoding murein transglycosylase A, producing the protein MRKTLALLSLSLGITFLNTFWSAVAQIPIYPPPEQTPPAIPIPVPPITPEIEPPLKPIDLESNCTPSSACLGWDEQIWGSRVKRGDRKALLAAIDNSLSYLEKDKAIAAYQQYPIKEITLDRVRRSLIRFRQLVVKSKSPAQLQAAVQREFTLYQSIGNDGKGTVKFTAYYEPVYQASRVKTAQYKYPLYRLPPDFDKWAKPHPKRVDLEGKDGLLGDKSQLHGLELLWFRDRLDAYMIHIQGSAQIQLADGKKTSIGYAGGTDYPWTSIGKELAKDGKLPLEGLTMPRLIQFFNQNPQELSNYLPRWERFVFFKETSGGAATGSLNVPVTPERSIATDKSLMPPGALALVATSIPYPNGSGSLEYRKVNRFVLDQDTGSAIKGPGRVDYFMGTGKLAGDRAGITGGNGSLYYLLLKE; encoded by the coding sequence ATGAGAAAAACCCTTGCTTTGCTTTCTTTAAGTCTAGGAATTACCTTTTTAAATACATTTTGGTCAGCTGTTGCTCAGATTCCTATTTACCCACCGCCAGAACAGACTCCTCCAGCGATACCCATACCCGTACCGCCAATCACCCCCGAAATTGAGCCACCACTTAAACCAATAGACTTAGAAAGCAATTGTACCCCTAGCTCTGCTTGTTTAGGTTGGGATGAGCAAATTTGGGGTAGCAGGGTGAAACGCGGCGATCGCAAAGCGCTGTTAGCGGCCATTGATAACAGCCTAAGTTATTTAGAAAAAGATAAGGCGATCGCTGCTTATCAACAATATCCAATTAAAGAAATTACTTTAGATCGGGTGCGTCGGAGTTTAATCCGCTTCCGTCAGTTGGTGGTTAAATCTAAGTCACCAGCACAACTGCAAGCTGCTGTTCAGCGAGAGTTTACCTTATATCAATCTATAGGGAATGACGGCAAGGGTACTGTTAAATTTACTGCTTACTACGAGCCTGTTTACCAAGCTAGCCGCGTCAAGACTGCTCAATACAAGTATCCCCTTTATCGCCTGCCACCTGATTTTGATAAATGGGCTAAACCGCACCCCAAAAGAGTTGATTTAGAAGGAAAAGACGGCTTATTGGGGGATAAAAGCCAGCTACATGGTTTAGAACTTTTATGGTTCCGCGATCGCCTTGATGCATACATGATCCATATCCAAGGTTCTGCCCAAATTCAATTAGCTGATGGTAAAAAAACATCTATTGGTTATGCAGGTGGCACAGATTACCCTTGGACAAGTATTGGTAAAGAACTGGCAAAAGATGGCAAATTGCCCCTTGAAGGATTGACTATGCCACGTTTAATCCAGTTTTTTAATCAAAATCCCCAAGAATTGAGTAATTATCTACCTCGTTGGGAGCGATTTGTCTTCTTTAAAGAAACTAGCGGTGGTGCAGCCACAGGTAGTCTCAATGTCCCCGTGACACCAGAACGTTCTATTGCTACCGATAAATCTCTCATGCCTCCAGGGGCGCTAGCCTTGGTTGCTACCTCTATTCCTTATCCTAATGGTTCAGGGAGCTTAGAGTATCGAAAAGTTAACCGCTTTGTCCTAGATCAAGACACAGGTAGCGCCATCAAAGGCCCAGGCCGAGTAGATTATTTCATGGGAACCGGCAAATTAGCAGGCGATCGCGCCGGTATCACAGGAGGTAACGGCTCATTATATTATTTACTTTTAAAAGAATAG
- the glnA gene encoding type I glutamate--ammonia ligase: MTTPQEVLKLIQDQKIQMIDLKFIDTPGTWQHLTVYYNQIDESSFTDGVPFDGSSIRGWKGIEESDMTMVLDPNTAWIDPFMKEPTLSIICSIKEPRTGEWYNRCPRVIAQKAIDYLVSTGLGDTAFFGPEAEFFIFDDARFDQTANSGYYYVDSVEGRWNSGKDEGPNLAYKPRFKEGYFPVAPTDTFQDMRTEMLLTMAACGVPIEKQHHEVATGGQCELGFRFGKLIEAADWLMTYKYVIKNVAKKYGRTVTFMPKPIFGDNGSGMHCHQSIWKDGKPLFGGDKYAGLSDMALYYIGGILKHAPALLGITNPTTNSYKRLVPGYEAPVNLAYSQGNRSASVRIPLSGTNPKAKRLEFRCPDATSNPYLAFAAMLCAGIDGIKNKIHPGEPLDRNIYELSPEELAKVPSTPGSLELALEALEKDHAFLTESGVFTEDFIQNWIEYKLVNEVKQLQLRPHPYEFYLYYDC, translated from the coding sequence ATGACAACCCCACAAGAAGTCTTGAAATTGATTCAAGACCAAAAAATTCAGATGATTGATCTGAAATTCATCGATACACCAGGGACATGGCAGCACCTCACCGTGTACTACAACCAAATCGATGAAAGTTCATTCACTGATGGCGTACCTTTCGACGGTTCCAGTATTCGGGGTTGGAAAGGCATCGAAGAATCAGACATGACAATGGTTTTAGATCCAAACACTGCCTGGATCGACCCATTCATGAAAGAGCCAACTCTAAGTATAATTTGTAGCATTAAAGAACCTCGCACAGGCGAATGGTATAACCGTTGTCCCCGGGTGATTGCCCAAAAAGCCATAGACTATTTAGTTTCTACTGGCCTTGGTGACACAGCTTTCTTTGGCCCAGAAGCTGAGTTCTTTATCTTTGATGATGCCCGTTTTGACCAAACTGCCAACTCAGGTTATTACTACGTAGACTCCGTAGAAGGTCGTTGGAATTCTGGTAAAGATGAAGGCCCTAACCTCGCTTACAAACCACGCTTCAAAGAAGGTTACTTCCCAGTAGCGCCCACTGATACCTTCCAGGATATGCGTACAGAAATGCTGCTAACGATGGCAGCTTGCGGCGTACCCATTGAAAAACAACACCATGAAGTTGCCACTGGTGGTCAGTGCGAATTGGGTTTCCGCTTTGGTAAGCTCATCGAAGCTGCTGACTGGTTGATGACTTACAAGTATGTCATCAAGAACGTTGCCAAGAAATATGGTAGAACCGTTACCTTTATGCCAAAACCAATTTTTGGTGATAATGGTTCGGGGATGCACTGTCACCAGTCTATTTGGAAGGATGGCAAACCTCTATTTGGTGGTGATAAGTATGCTGGTTTGAGTGACATGGCACTGTATTACATCGGTGGTATCCTCAAACACGCACCAGCATTGTTGGGCATTACCAACCCCACTACCAACTCTTACAAGCGCTTAGTACCTGGTTATGAAGCACCTGTTAACTTGGCTTACTCCCAAGGTAACCGTTCTGCTTCTGTGCGGATTCCTCTGTCTGGTACTAACCCCAAAGCTAAGCGTTTAGAGTTCCGTTGCCCAGATGCTACCTCTAACCCCTACTTAGCATTTGCTGCTATGCTTTGTGCTGGTATTGATGGTATCAAGAATAAAATCCATCCTGGTGAACCCTTAGATAGAAACATCTATGAACTCTCTCCAGAAGAACTAGCAAAAGTTCCTTCTACACCTGGTTCTTTGGAACTGGCATTAGAAGCTCTAGAAAAGGATCACGCCTTCTTAACTGAAAGCGGTGTATTCACAGAAGACTTTATCCAAAACTGGATCGAGTACAAGCTAGTTAACGAAGTTAAGCAGCTACAACTACGTCCTCATCCCTACGAATTTTATCTGTACTACGATTGCTAA
- a CDS encoding Calvin cycle protein CP12, whose product MQTNLEVVQAAVAAAQNGTKTLQQAILEAINEARSTCDRNGSDSTNCAVAWEVVEELQAEKAHQQQAKKRKTFLESYCEQHPEAIECLIYDV is encoded by the coding sequence ATGCAGACAAATTTAGAAGTAGTTCAGGCTGCTGTCGCTGCCGCTCAAAATGGAACTAAAACTTTGCAACAAGCAATTTTAGAAGCGATTAATGAAGCGCGTTCTACCTGCGATCGCAACGGCAGTGATTCTACTAATTGCGCTGTAGCATGGGAAGTTGTCGAAGAATTGCAAGCTGAAAAAGCTCATCAACAACAAGCTAAAAAACGCAAAACCTTTTTAGAAAGTTACTGCGAACAACATCCAGAAGCAATCGAGTGCTTGATATACGACGTTTAG
- a CDS encoding LemA family protein: protein MIQSFILCDRSRSYSVFIRNYFYRRQSNTTESKLIFISRKLALDIKAAGLVNLQISTVIDVLMASFPLVEVEFLHSQVLWNFRNMGFLIFLVVVIATVTVIIITSYNDLVKLRNRYKNAYSQIDVQLQRRYDLIPNLVETAKGYMKHERETLEAVIAARNSALNASTRAVQNPGDPQAMQQLGNAEAALTGALSRLMVLSESYPELKADRSMSQVMEELSSTENRIAFARQAFNDAVTLYNTKSESFPSNLIANNFNFRVAELLQEATPEMKTAPRVSF, encoded by the coding sequence TTGATCCAAAGCTTTATCTTGTGCGATCGCAGCCGCAGCTATTCAGTATTTATTCGTAACTATTTTTACAGAAGACAAAGCAATACTACGGAAAGTAAACTCATATTCATATCCAGAAAACTTGCGCTGGATATAAAAGCTGCTGGATTGGTAAATCTGCAAATAAGTACAGTAATTGATGTGCTAATGGCAAGTTTTCCTCTAGTAGAAGTTGAGTTTCTCCATTCGCAAGTTTTATGGAACTTCAGGAATATGGGTTTTTTAATCTTTTTGGTAGTTGTAATTGCAACTGTTACGGTGATTATTATTACTAGCTACAACGATTTAGTGAAGCTGCGTAACCGCTACAAAAATGCTTATTCTCAAATCGATGTGCAATTACAGCGCCGCTATGACTTAATTCCCAATTTGGTGGAAACTGCTAAAGGTTACATGAAACATGAACGGGAAACCTTAGAAGCAGTAATTGCGGCACGGAATTCTGCACTGAATGCTAGTACTCGTGCGGTGCAAAATCCTGGTGATCCACAAGCAATGCAACAGTTAGGTAATGCGGAAGCCGCGCTGACAGGTGCGTTAAGCCGATTGATGGTACTTTCGGAATCTTATCCGGAATTGAAGGCCGATCGCTCTATGAGTCAGGTAATGGAGGAACTTTCTTCTACAGAAAACCGGATTGCTTTTGCACGTCAGGCTTTTAATGATGCAGTGACACTCTACAACACTAAAAGCGAATCTTTCCCCAGTAATTTAATCGCCAATAATTTTAATTTTAGGGTTGCGGAATTGCTGCAAGAAGCAACACCAGAAATGAAAACTGCTCCTCGCGTGTCTTTTTAA
- a CDS encoding TlyA family RNA methyltransferase, translating into MAKQRLDTLLVELGLCTSRALAQRLIQAGEVSVNQQVVDKPGTEIDITSHIQIKERSRFVSRGGEKLAKALESFAIPVEERICIDGGISTGGFTDCLLQAGAKLVYGIDVGYGQVDWRLRNDSRVILRERTNLRQLQPQQLYAEADPIPDLAVVDVSFISLAKILPALWQLTQAPREAVLLVKPQFEVGKSRVGKKGVVRDPNDQADAIFQVLQAAQALGWKYQGLTWSPITGPAGNIEYLLWLRMDSETPSPNLEAIQQITKSAVADLRE; encoded by the coding sequence TTGGCTAAACAACGACTCGACACACTCTTAGTAGAATTAGGTTTATGTACTTCTCGCGCCTTAGCACAGCGACTCATCCAGGCGGGAGAAGTCAGCGTTAACCAGCAGGTTGTTGACAAGCCTGGTACAGAAATAGATATTACATCTCACATTCAGATTAAAGAGCGATCGCGGTTTGTTTCCAGAGGTGGCGAGAAACTAGCTAAAGCCTTAGAAAGCTTTGCCATTCCCGTTGAAGAGCGCATTTGTATAGATGGGGGGATTTCCACAGGTGGCTTTACCGATTGTCTGCTACAAGCTGGAGCCAAATTAGTCTACGGCATTGATGTTGGTTATGGACAAGTTGATTGGCGATTGCGAAATGACTCGCGAGTGATTTTGCGAGAACGCACCAACTTACGCCAACTACAACCACAGCAATTGTACGCTGAAGCCGACCCCATACCTGATTTAGCAGTCGTAGATGTATCGTTTATTTCCTTAGCTAAAATTTTGCCTGCCTTGTGGCAACTTACTCAAGCTCCCCGCGAAGCAGTATTATTAGTCAAGCCACAATTTGAAGTGGGCAAATCCCGCGTAGGCAAAAAAGGCGTGGTGCGCGATCCAAACGACCAAGCAGACGCGATTTTCCAGGTATTACAAGCAGCACAAGCATTAGGTTGGAAATACCAAGGTTTAACTTGGTCACCAATCACCGGGCCTGCAGGAAATATCGAATATCTTTTATGGTTGAGAATGGACAGCGAAACACCATCGCCAAATTTAGAAGCAATTCAGCAAATTACTAAATCAGCTGTGGCTGATTTGAGGGAGTAG
- a CDS encoding M48 family metallopeptidase has translation MNFFEHQDLARQNTQKLIGLFAISIAVMIVAIYIAALFVVGIAPRSLWQPQLLFSVGVVTIIAIALASWYKTFSLREGGSVIAQELGGQLLIPEMADEQGLQLLNIVEEMAIASGISVPAVYLLESERGINAFAAGFTPNDAVIGVTRGSLENLNRDELQGVIGHEFSHILNGDMGLNLRLMGLLHGILFIYLTGDLLWHWRVRVNSDENKGLPLWAFGLALMAIGGIGLICGRLIKAAVSRQREFLADASAVQFTRNPNGITGVLQKLQQMDSRLMSPKAEAASHMFFGNALKPSFLEDMFATHPPLAERIRRIGGLNARDLAAMPSPIRHSQTSGDSLTMGFAAGGNATSVTPEQVVNEVGSVAPEHFAHAQALLAKLPESLRLGVREQQSATAIAFALALDTENLQIKERQINWLRQVQPVEVVDKALEVSSELSQLDSTLRLPLVDLIIPALRQNSAKECQRLCKCVHGLVTATGSLSLGNFVLQLVLWHRLEPCINPNSVKTVEFTSIEEIWSDSILVLSALARVGQSQADEIAYAFRSGVFRLPRAGQLDTPETPVACSFTDIKKSIDRLRLASPKLKQGIVDACAHTVLLDNKVTPSEADLLRAIAMTLDCPIPPFLNSQRGVSKAKQSSVKQ, from the coding sequence ATGAATTTTTTTGAACATCAGGATCTGGCACGCCAAAACACGCAAAAGTTAATCGGATTGTTTGCAATATCAATTGCAGTCATGATTGTGGCGATTTATATTGCCGCTTTATTTGTGGTTGGCATAGCACCTCGTAGTTTGTGGCAGCCACAATTATTATTTTCTGTGGGTGTGGTCACAATTATTGCGATCGCTCTTGCGAGTTGGTATAAAACTTTTTCCCTGCGGGAGGGGGGTAGTGTCATTGCCCAAGAGTTGGGGGGACAGCTTCTCATCCCAGAAATGGCAGACGAGCAAGGGCTACAGCTATTAAATATTGTCGAAGAAATGGCGATCGCTTCTGGTATTTCTGTGCCAGCCGTCTATCTTTTGGAGTCGGAACGCGGGATTAATGCTTTTGCTGCGGGGTTTACACCTAACGACGCAGTCATTGGTGTTACTCGCGGGAGTTTGGAAAACCTCAACCGTGATGAACTCCAAGGAGTCATCGGTCATGAATTCAGTCACATTCTCAATGGAGATATGGGGCTGAATTTGCGTTTAATGGGGCTATTACACGGGATTTTATTTATTTATTTGACTGGTGACTTATTATGGCACTGGCGAGTTCGCGTTAACTCCGATGAAAACAAAGGTTTGCCTTTGTGGGCTTTTGGTCTAGCATTAATGGCTATTGGTGGTATCGGTTTAATCTGCGGTCGTTTGATTAAAGCCGCAGTCTCTCGCCAACGGGAGTTTTTAGCTGATGCTTCAGCAGTACAGTTTACTCGTAACCCCAATGGTATTACTGGGGTACTGCAAAAGCTGCAACAAATGGATTCACGCTTGATGTCTCCAAAAGCAGAAGCCGCCAGCCATATGTTCTTTGGCAATGCCCTCAAGCCTTCTTTTTTAGAAGATATGTTTGCTACTCACCCACCACTGGCAGAACGCATTCGCCGTATTGGGGGTTTAAATGCGCGTGATTTAGCAGCTATGCCATCTCCCATACGCCATTCTCAAACTTCCGGAGATTCCCTGACAATGGGTTTTGCTGCGGGTGGAAATGCTACATCAGTTACCCCAGAACAAGTAGTTAACGAAGTCGGAAGCGTTGCACCAGAACATTTTGCCCATGCTCAAGCGTTGTTAGCAAAGTTACCAGAATCCCTGCGCTTGGGGGTGCGAGAGCAGCAAAGTGCAACTGCGATCGCTTTTGCGTTGGCGTTAGATACAGAAAATCTTCAGATAAAAGAACGGCAAATTAATTGGTTGCGACAAGTCCAGCCTGTTGAGGTAGTAGATAAAGCGCTAGAAGTCAGTAGCGAACTTAGTCAATTAGACTCCACTCTGCGCTTACCGCTGGTGGATTTGATCATACCCGCATTACGTCAAAACTCTGCTAAAGAATGCCAAAGGCTGTGTAAATGCGTCCACGGCTTAGTGACAGCCACAGGCAGTTTATCACTGGGGAATTTTGTCTTGCAGTTAGTACTATGGCACCGACTTGAGCCTTGTATTAATCCCAACTCTGTAAAAACTGTAGAATTCACATCTATAGAAGAGATTTGGTCAGATAGCATCTTAGTACTGTCAGCATTAGCACGAGTAGGGCAATCTCAAGCTGATGAAATTGCCTACGCATTTCGTTCCGGCGTTTTTAGGCTACCACGCGCCGGACAGCTAGACACACCAGAAACGCCTGTTGCTTGTAGCTTTACTGATATCAAAAAGAGTATTGATCGCCTCCGTCTTGCTAGTCCCAAACTCAAGCAAGGTATTGTAGATGCTTGCGCTCATACTGTGCTACTAGATAACAAAGTTACACCATCAGAAGCCGATTTGCTAAGAGCGATCGCTATGACCTTAGATTGTCCTATACCGCCGTTTTTAAATTCCCAACGCGGTGTTTCTAAAGCAAAACAATCTTCTGTAAAACAGTAA
- the apcB gene encoding allophycocyanin subunit beta, which produces MRDAVTSLIKNYDVVGRYFDRDALDSLKSYFASGTARIQAAATINSNAAAIVKQSGSQLFDELPELIRPSGNAYTTRRYAACLRDLDYYLRYATYALVAGNTNVLDERVLQGLRETYNSLGVPIGPTVRGVQIMKEIVKAQVAAAGVTNTAFVDEPFDHISRELSENNI; this is translated from the coding sequence ATGCGCGATGCAGTAACAAGTTTAATTAAGAATTATGACGTAGTTGGTCGGTATTTTGACCGGGATGCACTCGACAGCCTTAAATCCTATTTTGCAAGTGGTACCGCACGTATCCAAGCTGCGGCAACAATCAATTCTAATGCGGCTGCAATTGTCAAGCAGTCTGGTTCTCAATTATTTGATGAACTACCAGAATTGATTCGTCCTAGCGGCAATGCTTATACAACTCGTCGTTATGCTGCTTGTTTGCGGGATTTAGATTACTACTTGCGCTACGCCACTTATGCTTTGGTTGCTGGTAACACCAATGTCTTAGATGAGCGGGTTCTGCAAGGGCTAAGAGAAACTTACAATTCTTTGGGAGTTCCCATCGGCCCCACAGTACGTGGCGTGCAGATTATGAAGGAAATTGTTAAGGCACAAGTAGCAGCAGCAGGTGTCACTAATACCGCTTTTGTAGATGAACCTTTTGACCATATCAGTCGTGAATTAAGCGAAAACAATATCTAG
- a CDS encoding nitroreductase family protein, which yields MEKLAPTQYPIHPLLEQRWSPLAFSDKPIEKETLHSLFEAARWSASSYNEQPWHFIVATQDNPEDFNRLLSCLAEGNQVWAKNAPVLMISVAKLYFEKNGTENRHAFHDVGTAVCSLSVQATALGLFTHQMAGFDVPKTKELYKIPQGYEPVAAIALGYPGDPQTLPEQYQQREFSPRQRKPQQSFVFTGGWGTRGPLWG from the coding sequence ATGGAAAAACTAGCTCCTACTCAATATCCTATTCATCCTTTACTAGAACAACGTTGGAGTCCTCTAGCGTTTTCAGATAAACCCATAGAAAAAGAAACACTTCATAGCTTATTTGAGGCGGCGCGTTGGTCTGCATCTTCTTATAATGAGCAGCCTTGGCACTTTATTGTGGCAACTCAAGACAACCCAGAAGACTTTAACCGTCTCCTGAGTTGTTTAGCCGAAGGAAATCAAGTATGGGCAAAAAATGCTCCTGTATTGATGATTTCGGTAGCAAAACTCTATTTTGAGAAAAATGGCACAGAGAACCGTCATGCTTTTCATGACGTAGGCACAGCAGTTTGCAGTCTTTCAGTCCAAGCAACAGCCCTTGGTTTATTCACTCACCAAATGGCAGGCTTTGATGTACCGAAAACAAAGGAATTATACAAGATTCCCCAAGGGTATGAACCAGTAGCTGCGATCGCACTTGGCTATCCAGGCGATCCGCAAACCCTACCAGAACAATATCAACAACGTGAGTTTTCCCCCCGTCAACGCAAACCCCAACAAAGCTTTGTATTCACCGGTGGTTGGGGAACTCGGGGCCCCCTCTGGGGATAA
- a CDS encoding PAS domain S-box protein has product MQIIILAEMTSYEIAKLIDNNVLKIITLESQVLIVKNILSGSEKTSEVIVFNKDDSTFPVELQSKIISYAGQKMHVVAARDITEGKQSQASLQIREHARRKQSQTLVQLARSKKFQQGNLNAAFQEITEAAARTLAVQRVGVWLYNEDHSTLECIDLYDLRTKEHTCGLSLLKANYPNYFQALSEERSIAADDAINDMRTEELSQSYLSVLGIASLLNAPIWLGGRLVGVVSHEHLGEIRQWTLEEENFAGSMADFVTLAIEASERNAAESALRQSEAQFRAIFECSSIGIGLIDMKVEIVDANPALCQMLGYSREQLYGQRFTNYISQQKGDLELFGQLVSDIHKDPEHLSERHRIEMERLFLHKEGSLVWTHLSVSVIRDSNGNPEFFLAIVEDITERKQTELKLRASQAAAEAGSRAKSEFLATMSHELRTPLNAIMGLSQLLQQEMVGPLNEKQQEYISCVYSSGQHLLALINDILDLSKVEAGKEELLQLPLLVRDVCNYVISTVSDQALDKGLQLTHEIDSEAEIFIGDDRRVKQMLLNLLTNAIKFTPAGTVSLEVKKVNNGISFTVADTGIGIDPNNFKFLFQPFKQLDSRLNRQYEGTGLGLALTRKLARLHGGDVTVESALGQGSRFTLFLPDQPDSSS; this is encoded by the coding sequence ATGCAAATCATAATTCTGGCAGAAATGACTAGTTATGAAATTGCAAAACTGATTGACAATAATGTCCTCAAGATCATCACGCTAGAATCACAAGTGTTGATAGTAAAAAATATACTTTCCGGGTCTGAAAAAACCAGTGAAGTAATTGTATTTAATAAAGATGACTCTACTTTCCCTGTAGAACTTCAAAGCAAAATTATTTCTTACGCAGGTCAAAAAATGCATGTGGTGGCAGCTAGAGATATTACAGAAGGCAAGCAGTCCCAGGCAAGTTTGCAAATTCGAGAACATGCTCGACGAAAACAAAGCCAAACGTTGGTGCAGCTAGCAAGAAGTAAAAAATTCCAACAAGGTAATCTCAATGCAGCATTCCAAGAGATTACAGAAGCTGCTGCTCGCACCCTTGCCGTGCAGCGAGTTGGTGTATGGTTATACAACGAAGACCACTCAACTTTAGAATGTATTGATTTATACGATTTAAGAACAAAAGAGCATACCTGCGGCTTGTCTTTATTGAAGGCGAATTACCCTAATTATTTTCAAGCTTTATCTGAGGAACGTAGTATTGCCGCCGATGATGCCATCAACGACATGAGAACTGAAGAATTATCCCAGTCTTATCTATCTGTGTTGGGTATTGCATCTTTGTTGAATGCACCAATTTGGCTAGGGGGTCGGTTAGTAGGAGTAGTCTCTCACGAGCATTTGGGCGAGATTCGCCAATGGACATTAGAAGAAGAAAATTTTGCAGGTTCAATGGCAGATTTTGTTACCCTAGCGATAGAAGCCAGCGAACGTAACGCCGCCGAGTCTGCACTGCGTCAGAGTGAGGCCCAATTCCGAGCAATTTTTGAGTGTTCCTCAATTGGCATCGGACTAATAGATATGAAAGTAGAAATAGTGGATGCAAATCCGGCACTATGTCAAATGCTGGGTTACAGCCGCGAACAACTATATGGGCAGCGTTTTACAAATTACATTTCCCAACAAAAAGGGGATTTAGAGCTTTTTGGACAACTTGTTTCTGACATTCACAAAGATCCAGAACATCTGAGTGAAAGACATCGTATTGAGATGGAAAGACTATTCCTTCATAAAGAAGGAAGTTTAGTTTGGACTCATCTGTCAGTTTCAGTTATACGTGACAGTAATGGCAACCCTGAGTTTTTTTTAGCTATTGTTGAAGATATTACAGAACGCAAGCAAACTGAGTTAAAACTACGCGCCTCACAAGCCGCAGCAGAAGCTGGGAGTCGTGCCAAAAGTGAATTTTTAGCAACAATGAGTCATGAACTGCGAACACCCTTAAACGCGATTATGGGTTTATCGCAATTGTTGCAACAAGAAATGGTTGGCCCTCTCAATGAAAAGCAGCAAGAATATATAAGTTGTGTATATAGCAGTGGACAACATCTCTTAGCGCTGATCAACGATATTTTGGATTTATCTAAGGTAGAAGCAGGGAAAGAAGAACTTTTACAGTTGCCTTTGTTAGTTAGAGATGTGTGTAACTATGTAATATCTACAGTATCAGACCAAGCTTTAGATAAAGGGTTACAGCTGACCCACGAAATTGATTCAGAAGCCGAGATTTTTATTGGAGATGATCGGCGAGTCAAGCAAATGCTGCTCAATCTGCTGACAAATGCAATTAAATTCACACCAGCAGGTACGGTATCCTTAGAAGTAAAAAAAGTTAATAACGGTATTAGCTTTACAGTTGCTGATACTGGTATAGGAATTGACCCTAATAATTTTAAATTTTTGTTTCAACCTTTTAAACAACTTGATAGTCGATTAAATCGCCAGTATGAAGGTACGGGTTTGGGCTTAGCTTTAACGCGCAAACTAGCACGGTTGCATGGTGGCGATGTCACAGTGGAATCGGCTTTAGGCCAAGGCAGTCGGTTTACGTTGTTTCTGCCAGATCAACCTGATAGTAGTTCGTAA
- a CDS encoding DUF5895 domain-containing protein, whose translation MKASAKFDFEDEKFNAPPSQVIPWCQMINPRYGTDGIQSYGLAIKLDNAQAVGFQPDDNWQQVEHEFSSGVETVFITPTPNLVIVRRGPLSVKDRETGLKLGTLKENYDAFLADKLKFKTFTRYLIFIVGEDKKFLHDTPLQLTLNGAAGASFAKTYCEYQQGKVVSGFVAELEKAYSGYRKQPLTPKGPLFHAHGIFSPIIECEERGIEPNTVLVASTVDFKHPTIGTLTQYLIASDSPESAIICKSFEDHKEFGKEAVKIETPKVEMAGVSSSYIYADEDDFGYPPY comes from the coding sequence ATGAAAGCATCTGCTAAGTTCGACTTTGAGGACGAGAAATTTAATGCACCGCCTTCTCAAGTCATCCCCTGGTGTCAGATGATTAATCCTCGGTATGGCACAGATGGTATTCAATCTTACGGTTTGGCGATTAAGCTCGATAATGCCCAAGCTGTAGGCTTTCAGCCAGACGATAATTGGCAACAGGTAGAGCATGAATTTAGCTCTGGAGTGGAAACTGTATTTATTACTCCTACTCCCAATTTAGTGATCGTGCGACGAGGGCCATTGTCAGTAAAAGACCGAGAAACAGGTTTAAAGTTGGGTACTCTTAAAGAGAATTACGATGCTTTTTTAGCAGATAAACTTAAATTTAAAACTTTTACTCGCTACTTAATTTTTATAGTTGGTGAAGATAAAAAATTTCTACATGATACACCATTACAATTAACGCTTAATGGTGCGGCTGGCGCAAGTTTTGCTAAAACTTACTGCGAATATCAACAAGGTAAAGTTGTTAGTGGTTTTGTGGCTGAATTAGAAAAGGCTTATTCTGGTTACAGAAAGCAACCCCTAACGCCAAAAGGCCCGTTATTCCACGCTCACGGAATTTTTTCACCGATAATTGAATGTGAAGAAAGAGGCATTGAACCCAATACAGTCCTGGTGGCTTCTACTGTAGATTTTAAACATCCAACAATTGGGACATTAACACAATATTTAATAGCTTCCGATTCGCCTGAGTCTGCAATAATTTGCAAGTCTTTTGAAGACCACAAAGAGTTTGGTAAGGAAGCTGTGAAAATAGAAACACCTAAGGTAGAAATGGCAGGTGTTTCTAGTTCTTATATTTATGCGGATGAGGATGATTTTGGTTATCCACCGTATTAG